CGAACGGGACCCGACGTACGCTTCGTTTCTTCGGGAGGAGTTCGAAGCGGAGATCACAGAAGGAACGCTCACCGTCATCGAGGCGGATGCCCTGGAGTGTGAACTCCCGGCATTTACCGCCTGCGTCTCCAACCTCCCGTACGGCGTCTCGAGTGAACTCGCGTTCCGGCTGCTCCCGGCAAAGCGACCGCTGGTGTTGACGTTCCAGCGGGAGTTCGCCGAACGGATGGTCGCCGAGCCGAACACGGCAGAGTACGGCCGCCTGTCGGTGAGCGCACAGCATTACGCCGACGTCGAACTCCTCGAGGTCGTCCCGCCGGAGGCGTTCGATCCGCAACCGGCGGTGGAAAGCGCGATCGTCCGGGCGACGCCGCGCGAGCCGGCCTACACCGTCGACGACGAGGCGTTCTTCCTCCGGTTCGTGAAGGCGCTTTTCACCCAGCGCCGGAAAACGGTCCGGAACGCGATCCGCAACACCGCCCACATCTCCGGACTGGACGATCCCGCGGCAGTCGTGAGTGCCGTCGACGAGACCACCCTCTCGAAACGGCCGGGAGAGCTCTCCCCAGCGGGATTCGCGGAACTGGCCGCGGTCGCAGCCGAGCACGGGGTCGTGTCCGGCGGCGGGGAGTAACTCGTGGCCCGCCCCGACGACCTCGCGGAGCGACGCGGGCTGGAAACCGACGTCTACCAGCCGGCGGAAGATTCTGCGCTGCTGGCGTCGGCGACGGTCGAGGCCGTCGAGGCCGGCGACGCGGTGCTCGAGGTCGGAACCGGATCCGGCTGGGTCGCAGCCCAGGTCCGGGAGACCCGCGAGGCTCGTGTGATCGCCGCCGACGTCAATCCGCACGCCTGCAGGCAGGCGCGCGATCGTGGGCTGGAGGTGGTGCGGGCCGATCTCGTTTCCCCGTTCCGAACGGACAGCTTCGACGTGGTCACGTTCAACCCGCCGTACCTCCCAACCGATCCCGACAACGAGTGGGACGACTGGATGGAAGCTGCACTCTCGGGCGGGGAAACCGGTCGCCGTCTGGTCGAACCGTTCCTGGAAGAGGTCGGGCGTGTGCTCGCATCCAGCGGGTGTGTGCTCCTGCTCGTGAGCAGCCTCACCGACCGGGAGGTGGTCGAATCGATCGCGGCCGACGCAGGGTTCGAAACGGAGGCCGTCCGGGAGGAATCGTATCCCTTCGAGACCCTGTGGGTGTTGCGGCTGTTTCCTGTCGGACCGGACACGTCGTGATCAACGAGGGACTCGCTTGTCCCCGGCTACCGGTCGAACCGCCGAAAGGTTCTTTATGTGCGAGTGACAGGCTCGGA
The Halalkaliarchaeum desulfuricum DNA segment above includes these coding regions:
- a CDS encoding 16S ribosomal RNA methyltransferase A translates to MTGGSDVETGSRDPDALVRRAGARGNPDRDQHFLVDDRVLDRIPTYLPESADRSHVLEVGGGAGALTDRLLAAAPADGSVTVIERDPTYASFLREEFEAEITEGTLTVIEADALECELPAFTACVSNLPYGVSSELAFRLLPAKRPLVLTFQREFAERMVAEPNTAEYGRLSVSAQHYADVELLEVVPPEAFDPQPAVESAIVRATPREPAYTVDDEAFFLRFVKALFTQRRKTVRNAIRNTAHISGLDDPAAVVSAVDETTLSKRPGELSPAGFAELAAVAAEHGVVSGGGE
- a CDS encoding HemK2/MTQ2 family protein methyltransferase; this translates as MARPDDLAERRGLETDVYQPAEDSALLASATVEAVEAGDAVLEVGTGSGWVAAQVRETREARVIAADVNPHACRQARDRGLEVVRADLVSPFRTDSFDVVTFNPPYLPTDPDNEWDDWMEAALSGGETGRRLVEPFLEEVGRVLASSGCVLLLVSSLTDREVVESIAADAGFETEAVREESYPFETLWVLRLFPVGPDTS